A stretch of Elusimicrobiota bacterium DNA encodes these proteins:
- a CDS encoding 7-carboxy-7-deazaguanine synthase QueE yields the protein MTTLTIPRPDSISTLTAKARVVEIFASIQGEGLFLGTPMIFVRFGGCNLRCIWCDEPDTLDMNTGIETDLEEISHQIHQLTASPASTWISLTGGEPLLQIPLLEKLCPLLKSRGFKLYLETGGVLDEALKCVHSRMDLISMDIKLPSSMDPAWRPNFPYGNWLTRHERFLCVAPEKTTVKIVLTQRTALDEFSSACSLLKNFPQIPLVALQPVTPRNGCRPPNQTQLKNFLNLAWDELTQPIRLIPQYHPFWKLP from the coding sequence ATGACGACATTAACCATTCCCAGGCCCGATTCAATCTCTACCCTCACGGCAAAAGCGCGGGTCGTTGAAATTTTTGCCTCGATTCAAGGCGAAGGGTTGTTCCTGGGCACGCCCATGATTTTTGTCCGTTTCGGCGGGTGCAATTTGCGCTGTATCTGGTGCGATGAGCCGGACACCTTGGACATGAATACCGGCATCGAGACCGATCTGGAAGAAATTTCACATCAAATCCATCAACTGACTGCCTCGCCGGCTTCAACGTGGATCAGCCTCACCGGAGGAGAACCCCTGCTTCAAATCCCCCTGCTTGAAAAACTCTGCCCTTTACTTAAAAGCCGGGGGTTCAAACTGTACCTGGAAACAGGCGGAGTTTTGGATGAGGCGCTCAAATGCGTTCACAGCCGAATGGACCTCATTTCCATGGATATTAAACTGCCTTCTTCTATGGACCCGGCTTGGAGACCCAATTTTCCTTATGGAAATTGGTTAACCCGCCATGAGCGTTTTCTTTGCGTCGCCCCTGAAAAAACAACGGTCAAAATCGTCCTTACGCAAAGAACGGCTTTGGATGAGTTTTCTTCCGCCTGCAGCCTGCTGAAAAATTTCCCTCAAATTCCCCTGGTGGCCCTTCAGCCGGTCACCCCGAGAAACGGCTGCCGGCCTCCGAATCAGACGCAGCTAAAAAATTTCCTGAATTTAGCCTGGGATGAATTGACCCAGCCCATCCGGCTCATCCCCCAATATCACCCCTTCTGGAAATTGCCTT